The sequence TAAAAAACCTCGagcaaaaaaactacaaaaacaagTTCAATCAAAGCCAGTAGAAATAGAGCAGCCGCTACAACAAATACAGGATAAACAACCGCGAGGGAATTTAGGTGATACAGATACGAGTAGCTCAGCTGATCAGGAATTAGCCACAGATGATCATGGCTTTCACTCACCTCCACCCAATACTAGTGGCACTGATTATAATTTGGAGTTTACAGACACTGGCACAAGATATCTCGAACAAACATTAAAAGAAGATCAATGCTCAGCCACAGCTAATACAATTGcgcaaaaacaaaatgaaaagagAAATGATAACATGAAACCCAAGGAAGCAACAAACACAAAAATTCCGGTTCCTTCAAAGAGTGCATCAATACCAGTAGCAAACACAAATACCGCGAAAGCAATTGTAACAGCTGGAGCTAGTAAGAGAGTGATGCAAAAGCGGCAGGCCCAACGAGatcttaagtattttaaaaattatagaaaattagTAGCACGTGTGGATCATATGATACCTCGCGCAGCATTTGGTCGTCTAGTACGCGAAATAATGTTAGGTTTAGGTACAGATGTACAATATGTAACTGTAACTGCTTTGGAGGCTCTTCAAACGGCCACTGAGGCATATGTTCAAGGTCGTTTGGAAGATGCTAATCTGTTGGCCTTGCATGCACGTCGAAGAACTTTAATGGCGAAAGATATGGAGTTGATACATTTTCTAAGAACCAATCAAAGATAAGGTGATAAATAGATAAATTTATTGAACTATTTTTAATTGTatgtattttataaaatgttactcttaattattaattaaaattaaataaaaaaaataaaaattaacttgAAAATCTACTATGTATGTAGTTAAACAtatagcttacgatttctcgaacatgttcaggaagagatttctcgcaagtttcgccttctcgcgagattcttgaatctcgaattactcgtaaggctcgcgagcctCTCGACATTCAACtcaatcgattcattggctgttttatatagagcttacgatttcttctggagcacaagccaaaatgtccgcaaaaccacaagtaaaaaaccccaaaatgtatagaatattgccaatgcagcgactggattgaaagtcgagaagatcgcgagtattacgagattcgagaatctcgcgagccttacgagaaattcgggattcgagaatctcgcgagaagccgtgttcttgatgtctcgttgaaaaataaaatattgcgaacaaaattatatgtataataaatatgttttgagttaaaatcCAAGGGTATAAATACTGTCCAGGGATTaggtaagaatgtcgagaagttcgcgagatttacgagtacttcgagacacgcgaatctcgcgagaagtcgagttctcgatttctcgggtctcgaaaatctcgcttgtgttcgagaagaaatcgtaaataTACTACTTGGAAATGGTAAATGTTCAATaagaaatattttgtaatttaagTATCTGATTATCAAATATTAATACTGGTAcggcggccaccgcggtgtgatggtagcgtgctccgcctaccacaccgtatgtcctgggttcacaccccgtgcaaagcaacatcaaaattttagaaataaggtttttcaattagaagaaaatttttctaagcggggttgctcctcggcagtgtttggcaagcgctccgggtgtatttctgccatgaaaagctctcagtgaaaactcatctgccttgtagatgccgttcggagtcggcataaaacatgtgggtcccgtccggccaatttgtaggcaaaatcaagaggagcacgacgcaaattggaagagaagctcggccttagatctcttcggaggttatcgcgccttacatttattattttttttatttacttggtaATG is a genomic window of Eurosta solidaginis isolate ZX-2024a chromosome 4, ASM4086904v1, whole genome shotgun sequence containing:
- the LOC137248928 gene encoding histone H3.3 type c-like — translated: MRPTKKPRAKKLQKQVQSKPVEIEQPLQQIQDKQPRGNLGDTDTSSSADQELATDDHGFHSPPPNTSGTDYNLEFTDTGTRYLEQTLKEDQCSATANTIAQKQNEKRNDNMKPKEATNTKIPVPSKSASIPVANTNTAKAIVTAGASKRVMQKRQAQRDLKYFKNYRKLVARVDHMIPRAAFGRLVREIMLGLGTDVQYVTVTALEALQTATEAYVQGRLEDANLLALHARRRTLMAKDMELIHFLRTNQR